A portion of the Lolium rigidum isolate FL_2022 chromosome 1, APGP_CSIRO_Lrig_0.1, whole genome shotgun sequence genome contains these proteins:
- the LOC124649148 gene encoding ubiquitin carboxyl-terminal hydrolase 45-like translates to MGQEKRKTPSAEEATEHPHKSPRLDAASAVEAPPELGHPPSPEDGESTTGDDSTYDIGSCEHLFSDSEQLGEMARHLKAAARKPPACEHDSCNGAAGMMMACTECPYTFCAGEKGDRENPQGHAAWHAASDQHWVAMWCDEPSKGYCFQCGLTLVLGQNKVNEDDYPVVPRTNKDEREMVASYVEDFLARFRRSITVDWEGMLRSVKVDWERVRSDAIDRWGVISALDCLEMVAGDDHVIRRMPNLGKTCYMNASLQCLLALGKLRTMILSPDARLGDTGLHLKELFVETSSGNNATHMLDPKMILEDMWSLYPKIFKPNDVCDSHEFLSSLCNALDSEVEQLNKLHIVQGGDDALFPTFGNSIFRCELLQTISCKSCSHDEVTHHAVHGLQLSVPSKDSPARIKPSQVDSTEVKDTIRGCLDTEKNHVPTGAVEVPIKPFDFITMLLGCDFDEMEESTEDSHNTEDMLLGCDFDEMEESTEDSHNTEDKEKAHDLSEHLNSPASIEDCLTLFSHALTNCKNCSKVAAHLPETNGSKNVEPIMASTNLNTTVDGDQTELSDRETSPSERSTNEKAESHESVKEASPSCLTTDEQTDLLSAQDIQDNSTQKQDSGKQVVEQQNNQTDGISGATQTQLISKLPPVLTIQLQRYAPDRSKLSERVSFKEILHLGPFMDPSSEDKENSSYRLVGVIEHRGLCLNSGHYIAYVRASRKQQGSGPSSWVFVSDSIIQRVTLEEVRRCDPYILFYERIDD, encoded by the exons ATGGGGCAGGAGAAGAGGAAGACGCCCTCCGCGGAGGAGGCGACCGAGCACCCGCACAAGTCGCCGCGCCTGGACGCTGCTTCTGCGGTCGAGGCGCCGCCGGAGTTGGGCCATCCACCATCGCCAGAGGATGGGGAGTCGACAACGGGCGACGACAGTACCTACGACATCGGATCGTGCGAGCACTTATTCAGCGACAGCGAGCAGCTGGGTGAGATGGCGCGTCATCTCAAGGCCGCCGCCCGCAAGCCCCCTGCCTGCGAGCATGACTCGTGCAATGGAGCTGCTGGGATGATGATGGCGTGCACGGAGTGCCCCTATACTTTCTGCGCTGGGGAGAAGGGCGACAGGGAAAATCCGCAGGGACACGCCGCCTGGCATGCCGCCAGTGACCAGCACTGGGTTGCTATGTGGTGCGATGAGCCGTCTAAGGGCTACTGCTTCCAGTGTGGACTCACCCTGGTGCTCGGTCAGAACAAGGTGAACGAAGATGATTATCCAGTGGTGCCCAGAACTAACAAGGATGAGCGGGAAATGGTAGCCAGCTATGTAGAGGATTTTTTGGCAAGGTTCCGCAGAAGTATAACGGTTGATTGGGAAGGGATGCTCAGAAGTGTAAAGGTTGATTGGGAAAGGGTGCGCAGTGATGCGATTGATCGGTGGGGAGTAATTAGTGCGTTGGATTGCTTGGAAATGGTGGCCGGCGATGATCATGTTATCAGAAGGATGCCGAATCTTGGGAAGACATGCTACATGAATGCATCGTTGCAGTGCCTCCTTGCGCTTGGTAAGCTGAGGACAATGATCTTAAGTCCGGATGCTCGGTTGGGGGACACTGGCCTGCACCTCAAGGAGTTGTTTGTGGAGACGAGCAGTGGAAATAATGCCACACACATGCTGGACCCAAAGATGATATTGGAAGATATGTGGTCGCTTTATCCCAAGATATTCAAGCCCAATGATGTGTGCGACAGCCATGAGTTCCTTTCATCCTTGTGCAATGCTTTGGATAGTGAGGTGGAGCagctaaacaagttgcatatcgtGCAAGGGGGTGATGATGCACTGTTCCCTACATTTGGCAATTCCATTTTCAGGTGCGAGCTGCTTCAGACCATTTCCTGCAAAAGTTGCTCACATGATGAAGTTACGCATCACGCAGTCCATGGCCTCCAACTGTCAGTGCCATCAAAGGACTCTCCAGCCAGAATCAAGCCTTCGCAAGTTG ATTCTACTGAAGTGAAGGATACTATACGTGGTTGTCTGGATACTGAGAAGAATCATGTACCAACAGGGGCCGTTGAAGTGCCAATAAAACCTTTCGATTTCATTACTATGTTGCTTGGTTGTGACTTTGATGAAATGGAGGAATCAACAGAAGATTCTCACAATACAGAAGATATGTTGCTTGGTTGTGACTTTGATGAAATGGAGGAATCAACAGAAGATTCTCACAATACAGAAGATAAGGAGAAAGCTCATGATTTGTCAGAACATTTGAACTCTCCTGCCTCGATTGAGGACTGCCTGACACTGTTTTCGCATGCCCTGACGAATTGTAAGAACTGTTCCAAGGTTGCTGCTCACCTGCCAGAAACCAATGGAAGTAAAAATGTTGAACCAATCATGGCAAGTACCAATCTAAATACAACTGTTGATGGAGATCAGACTGAACTGTCAGACAGGGAAACATCCCCAAGTGAGCGATCTA CCAATGAAAAAGCTGAAAGTCACGAAAGTGTTAAAGAAGCTTCACCTAGTTGCCTTACAACTGATGAACAGACTGACCTGCTGAGTGCTCAGGATATTCAGGATAACAGCACTCAAAAACAGGACAGTGGAAAGCAAGTGGTGGAACAACAAAATAACCAGACAGATGGTATTAGTGGTGCAACTCAAACACAATTGATTAGCAAGCTGCCACCTGTACTAACCATTCAACTGCAGAGATATGCGCCTGATCGTTCTAAATTGAGTGAGCGTGTGAGCTTTAAGGAGATTCTTCATCTAGGACCATTCATGGACCCCAG TTCTGAGGACAAAGAAAACTCCAGCTATCGTCTAGTTGGTGTCATTGAGCACCGTGGCCTCTGCTTGAACAGTGGACATTACATTGCTTATGTTAGGGCAAGTCGCAAGCAGCAGGGCAGTGGcccttcctcttgggtttttgTAAGCGATTCCATCATCCAAAGAGTCACTCTAGAAGAAGTTCGCAGGTGCGACCCATACATTCTTTTCTATGAGAGGATAGATGACTGA
- the LOC124649159 gene encoding GDT1-like protein 4 yields MAARASTLLLLLAIAVSAPLLASAAGDQGVEDGAAGNATVRLDRRTKMFVHTARDANDGAAWAEKDAELGLFDAFFASLSMILVSEIGDETFIIAALMAMRHPKSIVLSGALSALVVMTVLSTGLGRIVPNLISRKHTNSAATVLYMFFGLRLLYIAWRSDSTASQEIEEVQEKLEAGQGKSTFRRIFSRFCTPIFLESFVLTFLAEWGDRSQIATIALATHKNAVGVAVGATLGHTICTSFAVVGGSMLASRISQGTVATIGGLLFLGFSVSSYFYPPL; encoded by the exons ATGGCTGCCCGCGCCTccaccctcctcctcctgctcgccatCGCCGTCTCCGCCCCTctcctcgcctccgccgccggggACCAG GGCGTGGAGGATGGCGCCGCCGGGAACGCCACCGTCCGCCTCGACCGCCGAACCAAG ATGTTCGTGCACACGGCGCGGGACGCCAACGACGGCGCGGCGTGGGCGGAGAAGGACGCGGAGCTGGGCCTCTTCGACGCCTTCTTCGCCAGCCTCTCCATGATTCTCGTCAGCGAG ATTGGCGACGAGACGTTCATCATCGCGGCCCTCATGGCCATGCGCCACCCAAAGTCCATCGTGCTCTCCGGCGCCCTGTCCGCGCTGGTAGTCATGACG GTGCTGTCGACGGGGCTTGGCAGGATCGTCCCCAACTTGATATCCAGGAAGCACACCAACAGCGCAGCAACTG TCCTCTATATGTTCTTTGGGCTACGGTTGCTTTACATTGCTTGGAGGTCAGATTCAACGGCATCACAAGAAATAGAAGAA GTACAGGAAAAGCTGGAAGCGGGTCAAGGGAAATCCACATTTAGACGCATCTTTTCAAGATTCTGTACTCCTATTTTCCTGGAG TCATTTGTGTTGACCTTCCTGGCTGAGTGGGGCGACCGGAGTCAGATAGCCACAATAGCG CTGGCTACGCACAAGAATGCTGTAGGTGTGGCCGTAGGAGCAACGTTGGGGCACACCATCTGCACGTCATTCGCAGTGGTGGGCGGCAGCATGCTGGCGTCGAGGATATCTCAGGGCACAGTAGCCACCATTGGAGGCCTTCTCTTCTTAGGCTTCTCAGTATCATCATACTTCTACCCACCATTGTAA